From Cricetulus griseus strain 17A/GY chromosome 1 unlocalized genomic scaffold, alternate assembly CriGri-PICRH-1.0 chr1_0, whole genome shotgun sequence, a single genomic window includes:
- the Klhl26 gene encoding kelch-like protein 26 isoform X2 — protein sequence MAESGGSSGSGQSPERPSSLADRSGALNCTFSAAGHSAGLLQGLAALRAQGQLLDVVLTVNSEAFHAHKVVLAACSDYFRAMFTGGMREASQAVIQLQGVSARGLRHIIDFAYSAEVTLDLDCVQDVLGAAVFLQMLPVVELCEDFLKAAMSVETCLHIGQMATTFSLASLRESVDAFTFRHFLQIAAEEDFLRLPLERLVFFLQSNRLQNCAEIDLFRAAVRWLQHDPARRARASLVLRHVRFPLMQPAELVDSVQTLDVMLDDALCRQYLLEAFSYHVLPCRQHDMQSPRTAVRSDVASLVAFGGTPYTDSDRAVSNKVFQLPEPGARHFRELTEMELGCSHAGVAVLDNFVYVAGGQHLQHRSGEGAVDTCYRYDPQRNRWLRLRALRESRVQFQLTALGGLLYATGGRNRAGSLASVERYCPRRDSWDFACPLKRRTWGHAGAAAAGRLYISGGYGVSAEDKKALQCYDPAADRWEPRAPMREPRVLHAMLGAAGRIYALGGRMDHVDRCFDVLAVEYYVPDADQWTSVAPMRAGQSEAGCCLLERKIYIVGGYNWRLNNVTGIVQVYNTETDEWERDLHFPESFAGIACAAVLLPRAGHGR from the exons CCTGGCTGATAGGAGCGGGGCCCTCAACTGCACCTTCTCTGCAGCTGGCCACAGTGCCGGCCTCCTGCAGGGTCTGGCTGCCCTCCGTGCACAGGGCCAACTGCTCGACGTGGTCCTCACTGTCAACAGTGAAGCTTTCCATGCACACAAGGTGGTCCTGGCAGCCTGCAGTGACTACTTTAG GGCCATGTTCACCGGCGGCATGCGCGAGGCCAGCCAGGCGGTCATCCAGCTCCAGGGTGTGTCTGCGCGAGGCCTGCGCCACATCATTGACTTCGCCTACAGTGCTGAGGTGACGCTGGACCTGGACTGTGTGCAGGATGTGCTGGGTGCTGCCGTGTTCCTGCAGATGTTGCCAGTGGTGGAGCTGTGTGAGGACTTTCTGAAAGCCGCCATGAGCGTGGAGACATGCCTGCACATTGGCCAGATGGCTACCACCTTCAGCCTGGCTTCACTACGTGAATCGGTGGACGCCTTCACGTTCCGACACTTCCTGCAGATTGCGGCGGAAGAGGACTTCCTGCGCCTGCCACTCGAgcgccttgtcttcttcctgcaGAGCAACCGGCTGCAGAACTGCGCCGAGATTGACCTGTTCCGTGCTGCTGTGCGCTGGCTGCAGCATGATCCAGCCCGCCGTGCCCGTGCCAGCCTCGTGCTGCGCCACGTGCGCTTCCCGCTCATGCAGCCCGCCGAGCTGGTGGACAGCGTGCAGACGCTCGACGTCATGCTGGACGATGCCCTGTGTCGCCAGTATCTACTGGAGGCCTTCAGCTACCACGTGCTGCCCTGTCGCCAGCATGACATGCAGTCGCCGCGTACTGCTGTACGTTCGGATGTAGCATCCTTGGTGGCCTTCGGAGGCACGCCCTATACTGACAGTGACCGAGCGGTCAGCAACAAGGTGTTCCAGCTGCCTGAGCCTGGGGCCCGCCACTTCCGCGAGCTCACGGAGATGGAGCTGGGCTGCAGCCACGCGGGTGTGGCTGTGCTGGATAACTTCGTGTACGTGGCAGGCGGCCAGCACCTGCAGCACCGCAGCGGCGAGGGCGCTGTGGACACCTGCTACCGCTATGACCCGCAGCGCAATCGCTGGTTGCGGCTGAGGGCACTGCGCGAGAGCCGAGTGCAGTTCCAGCTCACAGCATTGGGTGGGCTGCTGTATGCCACGGGTGGTCGCAATCGCGCAGGCAGCCTGGCTTCCGTGGAGCGCTACTGCCCACGCCGGGACAGCTGGGACTTCGCCTGTCCGCTTAAGCGCCGCACCTGGGGCCATGCGGGCGCTGCAGCTGCTGGTCGCCTCTACATCTCCGGCGGCTATGGTGTCTCTGCTGAGGACAAGAAGGCACTGCAGTGCTACGATCCTGCAGCTGACCGCTGGGAACCCAGGGCGCCCATGCGCGAGCCCCGTGTGCTGCACGCTATGCTGGGTGCTGCTGGCCGCATCTACGCCTTAGGCGGCCGCATGGACCACGTGGACCGCTGCTTCGACGTGCTGGCGGTGGAGTACTACGTGCCCGATGCCGACCAGTGGACTAGCGTGGCCCCTATGCGCGCCGGCCAGTCGGAGGCCGGCTGCTGCCTGCTGGAGAGGAAGATCTACATCGTGGGTGGCTACAACTGGAGGCTGAACAATGTCACGGGCATTGTGCAGGTGTACAACACCGAGACAGACGAGTGGGAGAGAGACCTGCACTTCCCCGAGTCCTTTGCAGGCATCGCTTGCGCAGCTGTCCTGCTTCCCCGCGCTGGTCACGGGAGGTAG
- the Klhl26 gene encoding kelch-like protein 26 isoform X3, which produces MFTGGMREASQAVIQLQGVSARGLRHIIDFAYSAEVTLDLDCVQDVLGAAVFLQMLPVVELCEDFLKAAMSVETCLHIGQMATTFSLASLRESVDAFTFRHFLQIAAEEDFLRLPLERLVFFLQSNRLQNCAEIDLFRAAVRWLQHDPARRARASLVLRHVRFPLMQPAELVDSVQTLDVMLDDALCRQYLLEAFSYHVLPCRQHDMQSPRTAVRSDVASLVAFGGTPYTDSDRAVSNKVFQLPEPGARHFRELTEMELGCSHAGVAVLDNFVYVAGGQHLQHRSGEGAVDTCYRYDPQRNRWLRLRALRESRVQFQLTALGGLLYATGGRNRAGSLASVERYCPRRDSWDFACPLKRRTWGHAGAAAAGRLYISGGYGVSAEDKKALQCYDPAADRWEPRAPMREPRVLHAMLGAAGRIYALGGRMDHVDRCFDVLAVEYYVPDADQWTSVAPMRAGQSEAGCCLLERKIYIVGGYNWRLNNVTGIVQVYNTETDEWERDLHFPESFAGIACAAVLLPRAGHGR; this is translated from the coding sequence ATGTTCACCGGCGGCATGCGCGAGGCCAGCCAGGCGGTCATCCAGCTCCAGGGTGTGTCTGCGCGAGGCCTGCGCCACATCATTGACTTCGCCTACAGTGCTGAGGTGACGCTGGACCTGGACTGTGTGCAGGATGTGCTGGGTGCTGCCGTGTTCCTGCAGATGTTGCCAGTGGTGGAGCTGTGTGAGGACTTTCTGAAAGCCGCCATGAGCGTGGAGACATGCCTGCACATTGGCCAGATGGCTACCACCTTCAGCCTGGCTTCACTACGTGAATCGGTGGACGCCTTCACGTTCCGACACTTCCTGCAGATTGCGGCGGAAGAGGACTTCCTGCGCCTGCCACTCGAgcgccttgtcttcttcctgcaGAGCAACCGGCTGCAGAACTGCGCCGAGATTGACCTGTTCCGTGCTGCTGTGCGCTGGCTGCAGCATGATCCAGCCCGCCGTGCCCGTGCCAGCCTCGTGCTGCGCCACGTGCGCTTCCCGCTCATGCAGCCCGCCGAGCTGGTGGACAGCGTGCAGACGCTCGACGTCATGCTGGACGATGCCCTGTGTCGCCAGTATCTACTGGAGGCCTTCAGCTACCACGTGCTGCCCTGTCGCCAGCATGACATGCAGTCGCCGCGTACTGCTGTACGTTCGGATGTAGCATCCTTGGTGGCCTTCGGAGGCACGCCCTATACTGACAGTGACCGAGCGGTCAGCAACAAGGTGTTCCAGCTGCCTGAGCCTGGGGCCCGCCACTTCCGCGAGCTCACGGAGATGGAGCTGGGCTGCAGCCACGCGGGTGTGGCTGTGCTGGATAACTTCGTGTACGTGGCAGGCGGCCAGCACCTGCAGCACCGCAGCGGCGAGGGCGCTGTGGACACCTGCTACCGCTATGACCCGCAGCGCAATCGCTGGTTGCGGCTGAGGGCACTGCGCGAGAGCCGAGTGCAGTTCCAGCTCACAGCATTGGGTGGGCTGCTGTATGCCACGGGTGGTCGCAATCGCGCAGGCAGCCTGGCTTCCGTGGAGCGCTACTGCCCACGCCGGGACAGCTGGGACTTCGCCTGTCCGCTTAAGCGCCGCACCTGGGGCCATGCGGGCGCTGCAGCTGCTGGTCGCCTCTACATCTCCGGCGGCTATGGTGTCTCTGCTGAGGACAAGAAGGCACTGCAGTGCTACGATCCTGCAGCTGACCGCTGGGAACCCAGGGCGCCCATGCGCGAGCCCCGTGTGCTGCACGCTATGCTGGGTGCTGCTGGCCGCATCTACGCCTTAGGCGGCCGCATGGACCACGTGGACCGCTGCTTCGACGTGCTGGCGGTGGAGTACTACGTGCCCGATGCCGACCAGTGGACTAGCGTGGCCCCTATGCGCGCCGGCCAGTCGGAGGCCGGCTGCTGCCTGCTGGAGAGGAAGATCTACATCGTGGGTGGCTACAACTGGAGGCTGAACAATGTCACGGGCATTGTGCAGGTGTACAACACCGAGACAGACGAGTGGGAGAGAGACCTGCACTTCCCCGAGTCCTTTGCAGGCATCGCTTGCGCAGCTGTCCTGCTTCCCCGCGCTGGTCACGGGAGGTAG